Genomic segment of Trichoderma breve strain T069 chromosome 7 map unlocalized scaffold00007, whole genome shotgun sequence:
TTTCCCTCCCTCCATCAAAAGAAGTCCATTAAAAACACATGCAGCCACAAAAgatcttttttctcttcccacaCTTAGTTAAAATAGGCACCTCGGTTCGTCCCTACGCCGGCCCACAACATTACACTCGCTCAATATATATTCTCTTCCCACTTTTTAATCTATCTGACGCTCGCCATTCGGCCCATCCCAATCTCCATGCTTATTAGATGCCGCCTTTTAGATACCTAATATCACCCCAATATACGATACGAACATCGAATCTTATACCTCGTACCATGTGAATACTGTACTAATTAGTAGTATTCGTATCTGTAGCATCCGCTTTTCTCGCGTGCTCGTTCGGTCGTCTCCGAACGTTGTAGTCCACTGTTTCTTTCCATATTTCCTTCTATCCTTCTATCCTTGTTCTTCgtttcttcctcttttgttATACCGGATCCTAAAGAATGGGACAGAGTTAGATACCACGTAATAGCCCGATATATATACCTTAGTAATAGCAAGCAGCTCGGCGGATATACAGTTTTAGACACCTAGCAGACATATCCAGTTCATTCTATCCAATACCATCTTGGCACTATATCATAGACTACTTTCAATTTTATACACTTATAATATCTCCATATCTTCATTTCATCTATTATCTGTACATCCAAAACATCTTCACGCTTGCTAAAAAGTTTAGAGTAGAAAATCATCATACAACGATGTTGTTCTTTTTGAATCATAGCTTGCGCTTCGCATAAACTAGAATCTTCGCtagagcaagcaaacaaaaaaaaagagggagagagagaaacgttcgaagatgacggagaaagaaaaaccacAATGCCTGTCCACCCGAGGCTCCTTTTGCCCATTTTGAAGTCATATAATATAGCCCAAATGCAAAACCCTAATCAGGCAAGAGAACGGGACGGAGCAGGATTTCGAATCCCAtactcctccttctctgccatactctgcagcttcttctgccgccacgaaacatcatcaagacgCAAATCGCGCACAAGGGGGTATTCTTACACCAGCAACGAACCATCTCGTCCAATCCACACACCAAAACCTCTAAGCGACTCGGAATGCTGCATCATGAATCAAAACAAGGACCCCACTCGTGCTGCCCCCTTCTTGCAGAgcaaacaagaaacaaactCAAAAGCTCGGGTATAACAtgaaaaaaaacaaacaaacacaataggggaagaaaacaaattTGGCTCCCATGCCTGAACTCCTTGTCCCACCAAAAATTGCCGCAAATAGCTCTCATCACATTGCAGTCTGGGATTGCAACTAAAAGACTCCGGCCCTTGGCCATGctctttcccctcttcctcctttcaCCCGTGTACTCTCGGGGCTTCACGATGCAGCTTCAACAGGGGCGCTGCGCTCTCCAATGGGTGTCGGTACGCGCCGCAACGGTGGGAGCTCGCTGGGTGGCTCGCCTAATGATCCCAACCGGTGGCTAGGCGCCAGTCGTACACTCCCCCGAGCACCTCTAATGATCTGGCCGTTGTCGACTCGGTCTTGAATCATTTCTTCCAGCATATtgttcatctcatcaatactcttcgtcctcctcttggATTCTTTTATCGTGGGACTCCATGGGTGAGCACTCCGCATTCCATCCTGTGATTGGGGTGACCGAGGCTCTGTCATCGCATCAGCATTGTCCCGTGAGCGAGCTGCGCTTCTCAAGGCAGCCAGCATGCGATCCTTGTCGTCCAGCCTGGCTCGTAAATCGGCAATCTCggcatccttctccttcagcaAGGCAGCTACACTGTGATCCTCGCCCACCATGATGCCCTTGGTGGGTACCGAGAAGCCAGACGATGTCCTAGAAGAACTGGCTCGGCGTGCTTGGAGCAGTCGTTTTTCAAGCGTCGAGATGTATCGATTCTTGTCCGCCAAATCGGCCTGTAATGCTCGGTTCTGCGCAGTCAGGGAGGCCATCCCATCTCCGTTCTCCCCGACGCTATCCTCCTCTGCGTCAATGATTTCAGCGGCTTCACCCGACGACATTCGTTTGGCCCCATAGCTGGACCTCCGTCCAATGGTAGAATTTGACGCTACTGACGCCGTCCGCTCCAAGGGTGACCGTATTGAGATGGCAACTGACGATCGAGCTGATCCAGGCACCAACGAAATCTGTGAATATCGTGCAAGCGCGCTCATGGTGCCATTCGAGTTGACACCAGCTGACTTGGAGCTGAGAATCAATCGGTTAAGGTGATCAATTCGTTCTTTCAGCGCCGTCCTTGCAAGTTGCATTTCCAATACCTGCTCCTCGTGCCGTTCAGCCATCTGCGCTGTTTGAGCACGGTCGTGCTCAATAAGCTCCTtgatctcttcatcattcttcttggtggcctGAGTCTCCAGCTCCTTTTTCAATTCCTGAATCTCCATCCGATATCGTTCCAAGAGCACCCGTGCAGCGCCATCTCCTCCGGCGCCTAGTGCTTCTTCGGCCCTCTTGGCATGACTGACGATACTGTTCTTTGCGCGAGACGCGAACTTGAGGGTATTCAGAGTTTCGATGGTGTGGTTGGCAGAAGTTGCCGCAGTTCCAGTCACTCCAAGCGCGGCCGTGCAAAGAATACTGACGAGTGAGTTACCAGAGAGGGCCCCCTGAAGCAGACGCGTCAGTTTGCTGTCTCTGTAAGGCAGATGCTTGCCATCTTTATCGCCGCCTTTATCCTTCCATTCGGAGAGCTTTGCAATGACCGTTCCGAGAGTGAGAAGACTCTTGTTGATGTGCGCACCCTCTTGTCTTCGCTCCTTGGACTCTGCAGCCTTTTCTGAACCAGCAAGATCGATCAAGCTCAAAGTAGAGACTCGAACACCTCCGGGCACGATGGCTGATCGCTTGTCGCCGGCGCCTGCG
This window contains:
- a CDS encoding kinesin motor domain-containing protein translates to MGPSDTSLPTLSVPKSRKSIASIPSPKTPNAPRSGLRAPSSASTVSSNGAVPPMPKAGQLRKAVSINSFPKPPKGDNRFGSMPSSPLAGGDKARSTRKPKSARDSVASSNTPTPTPSLLNGSAEGKFISSVRMSDGVISVSSPPHSRSSSAQGSYSTSATTYEDSADASGSASEKRASTGEIKGNVIVSVRVRPDATNDNHADGEWMVDGRRSLIGYKGKEGGDYYYDNVFTTHDNNARVYDHMAKRLVRRVMEGYHGTVFAYGQTGTGKTFSMQGTASSPGVIPLAITDIFSYIRETPSREFLLRVSYLEIYNEKIHDLLSMASAGGAAAPQEEIKLREDSKRGVYATPLKEEIVQSPTQLLRVIARGDQARRTASTQFNARSSRSHAVVQIIVESRERMPANPGAGAGDKRSAIVPGGVRVSTLSLIDLAGSEKAAESKERRQEGAHINKSLLTLGTVIAKLSEWKDKGGDKDGKHLPYRDSKLTRLLQGALSGNSLVSILCTAALGVTGTAATSANHTIETLNTLKFASRAKNSIVSHAKRAEEALGAGGDGAARVLLERYRMEIQELKKELETQATKKNDEEIKELIEHDRAQTAQMAERHEEQVLEMQLARTALKERIDHLNRLILSSKSAGVNSNGTMSALARYSQISLVPGSARSSVAISIRSPLERTASVASNSTIGRRSSYGAKRMSSGEAAEIIDAEEDSVGENGDGMASLTAQNRALQADLADKNRYISTLEKRLLQARRASSSRTSSGFSEKDAEIADLRARLDDKDRMLAALRSAARSRDNADAMTEPRSPQSQDGMRSAHPWSPTIKESKRRTKSIDEMNNMLEEMIQDRVDNGQIIRGARGSVRLAPSHRLGSLGEPPSELPPLRRVPTPIGERSAPVEAAS